In the genome of Dichotomicrobium thermohalophilum, one region contains:
- the hspQ gene encoding heat shock protein HspQ, which translates to MEKIRTAKFQLGQVVRHRFYPFRGVIFDIDPEFDNDEEWWLSIPPEIRPAKDQPYYHLLAENAETEYIAYVSEQNLLPDDSGEPVRHPQVMEFFDELQDGVYRVRYTQDH; encoded by the coding sequence ATGGAAAAAATCAGAACCGCCAAGTTCCAGTTGGGCCAAGTTGTCCGTCATCGTTTTTATCCCTTTCGCGGCGTGATTTTTGACATCGACCCGGAATTCGACAACGACGAGGAGTGGTGGCTTTCGATCCCGCCGGAAATCCGCCCCGCGAAGGATCAGCCCTATTACCACCTGCTCGCGGAAAACGCCGAGACCGAATACATCGCCTATGTCTCCGAGCAGAACTTGTTGCCGGATGACAGCGGCGAGCCGGTGCGCCACCCGCAGGTGATGGAATTCTTCGATGAACTGCAGGACGGCGTGTACCGCGTGCGTTACACGCAGGATCATTGA
- a CDS encoding alpha/beta fold hydrolase codes for MTAPMTQVAPVSAAPFAFEEIGLPADGDTTRFVWAHGWGQSRRALAPLAEGLSGQGTHLLLDFPGFGESPPPPDAWDTGDYADATAELLASRPPAAKTIWVGHSFGCRVGLQIAARHPQSVSGLFLIAGAGLPRQRNLGERVRLGARVRTFKALKRAAPVLGLDEEKLRQHFGSKDYANAGEMRGVLAKVVSEDLSDVARQITCPAHLVYGENDTETPPEIGERLSRLIPRAELTILPRHDHYTVLTTGKHQVLKRLRDFVGTIA; via the coding sequence ATGACCGCGCCGATGACGCAAGTCGCGCCGGTGAGCGCCGCGCCATTTGCCTTCGAGGAAATCGGCCTGCCGGCGGATGGCGACACGACGCGCTTCGTCTGGGCGCATGGCTGGGGGCAGAGCCGGCGCGCGCTCGCGCCGCTGGCCGAAGGGCTGTCGGGGCAGGGTACGCATCTGCTGCTGGATTTCCCCGGCTTCGGCGAGTCGCCGCCACCGCCCGATGCGTGGGATACCGGCGATTATGCTGACGCAACGGCCGAGCTTCTGGCGTCGCGTCCGCCGGCCGCGAAGACCATCTGGGTCGGGCATTCCTTCGGCTGCCGTGTCGGGCTGCAGATCGCCGCGCGACATCCGCAGAGCGTGAGCGGGCTGTTCCTGATTGCCGGGGCCGGTCTCCCGCGCCAGCGCAACCTGGGCGAGCGCGTTCGGCTTGGCGCGCGGGTGCGGACCTTCAAGGCGCTGAAGCGCGCTGCGCCGGTCCTTGGTCTCGACGAGGAAAAGCTGCGCCAGCACTTCGGCAGCAAGGACTATGCGAATGCCGGCGAGATGCGCGGGGTGCTTGCGAAGGTCGTGTCCGAGGATCTGAGCGACGTCGCGCGCCAGATCACGTGCCCTGCGCACCTCGTCTACGGCGAAAACGATACGGAGACCCCGCCCGAGATCGGCGAGCGGCTCTCGCGCCTGATCCCGCGTGCGGAATTGACGATCCTGCCACGCCACGACCACTACACGGTACTAACGACCGGGAAGCACCAGGTCCTGAAACGACTGCGCGATTTCGTGGGGACGATCGCATGA
- a CDS encoding DUF2237 family protein: MSEEQQKNVFGEPIASCSDSPVTGFYRNGCCDTGPEDVGSHTVCAIMTDEFLAYTKSVGNDLSTPIPAYGFPGLKAGDRWCLCAARWKQAHAAGAAPRVVLSATNEAALEIVPLEELKRYAIDLS; encoded by the coding sequence ATGAGCGAGGAGCAGCAGAAGAACGTCTTCGGCGAACCGATCGCATCCTGTTCCGACTCGCCGGTCACGGGCTTTTACCGCAATGGCTGCTGCGACACCGGGCCGGAGGATGTGGGCTCGCACACCGTATGCGCGATCATGACGGACGAATTCCTGGCCTATACGAAGTCGGTCGGAAATGACCTCTCCACCCCCATCCCGGCCTACGGCTTTCCCGGCCTGAAGGCGGGAGACCGCTGGTGCCTGTGCGCCGCGCGATGGAAACAGGCACATGCTGCCGGCGCGGCGCCTCGCGTGGTACTCTCGGCCACGAACGAAGCCGCACTGGAGATCGTGCCGCTGGAAGAACTGAAACGCTACGCCATTGACTTGAGCTAG
- a CDS encoding Mur ligase family protein, whose product MIWLGGAVTAVAFLFFALRRLRRYLHIYQQEEYDSLRFLRWLVRSFAFDKRVAVAIAVIALFVTLAGPILPAIWQGALAGLFILAAVLEPDPRKNAKKKLAMTKRAQRIYWTALVLTVPVAGIAAFAPAPLWWVAPLWALPLVLVLGNLILMPLESRTQRKFWNEAHAKLKRLRPTVIGITGSFGKTSVKHILGHILSMHARTLYTPGSVNTVMGNTRIIREQLKPGTRYFIAEMGAYGIGSIKRLCDLTPPDLGILTTIGEAHYERFKSLETVAQAKFELSEAVVAKEGKMIVGEEVLAQQYAVDYMNAHRDNFIICGEGEFADLKILNVEQSKDGLKVRVTWPEMFGAEEFALFAPLYGLHHGTNMALAFGAAVLAGVPAKKAIAAMATVPQIEHRLEVKPQGDGSILIDDAYNSNPSGFAAALELTDKLRNGRGRRILITPGMAELGERHDQAHAELGLKAAQCIDVALVVRPDRIPTFVDTFERRAANGRVVKLNSFAEAEDWLKRNVKEDDVVLIENDLPDILEREFRV is encoded by the coding sequence ATGATTTGGCTCGGAGGAGCGGTGACCGCCGTCGCGTTCCTGTTCTTCGCGCTGCGGCGGCTGCGCCGCTATCTGCACATCTACCAGCAGGAGGAATACGACTCGCTTCGGTTCCTGCGCTGGCTGGTCCGCTCCTTCGCCTTTGACAAGCGCGTGGCGGTGGCGATCGCGGTTATCGCACTTTTCGTGACGCTGGCTGGCCCGATCCTGCCCGCAATCTGGCAGGGCGCGCTTGCCGGCCTTTTCATACTCGCTGCCGTGCTGGAGCCGGACCCGCGCAAGAACGCCAAAAAGAAGCTGGCGATGACGAAGCGCGCGCAGCGCATCTACTGGACGGCGCTGGTGCTGACGGTCCCCGTCGCTGGAATTGCGGCCTTCGCACCCGCGCCGCTCTGGTGGGTGGCGCCGCTCTGGGCGCTGCCGCTCGTTCTGGTGCTCGGCAACCTGATCCTCATGCCGCTGGAGAGCCGGACGCAGCGCAAGTTCTGGAACGAGGCGCACGCCAAGTTGAAGCGCCTTCGTCCGACCGTCATCGGCATCACCGGGTCATTCGGCAAGACCTCGGTGAAGCACATCCTTGGCCACATTCTGAGCATGCACGCCCGCACGCTGTATACGCCTGGCAGCGTGAACACGGTGATGGGCAATACGCGCATCATCCGCGAGCAGCTCAAGCCCGGTACACGCTACTTCATCGCGGAGATGGGCGCTTACGGCATCGGCTCGATCAAGCGCCTGTGCGACCTTACGCCGCCGGACCTCGGCATCCTCACGACGATTGGGGAAGCCCATTACGAGCGCTTCAAGTCGCTGGAGACTGTCGCGCAGGCCAAATTCGAGCTGTCCGAAGCGGTGGTCGCCAAAGAGGGCAAGATGATCGTCGGCGAGGAGGTGCTCGCGCAGCAATACGCCGTCGATTACATGAATGCGCACCGCGACAATTTCATCATCTGCGGTGAGGGCGAGTTCGCGGACCTCAAGATCCTGAATGTCGAACAGAGTAAGGACGGGCTGAAAGTCAGGGTCACATGGCCGGAGATGTTCGGCGCCGAAGAGTTCGCGTTGTTTGCGCCGCTTTATGGTCTGCATCACGGGACCAACATGGCCCTGGCATTCGGCGCAGCGGTGCTGGCGGGGGTACCGGCGAAAAAGGCCATCGCGGCGATGGCGACTGTACCGCAGATCGAGCACCGGCTGGAGGTCAAGCCGCAGGGCGACGGCAGCATCCTGATCGACGATGCCTACAATTCGAACCCGTCGGGTTTCGCGGCGGCGCTGGAACTGACGGACAAGCTGCGCAACGGACGCGGCCGGCGCATCCTCATCACCCCGGGCATGGCCGAACTGGGCGAGCGCCACGATCAGGCGCATGCTGAGTTGGGCCTCAAGGCGGCGCAGTGTATCGACGTGGCGCTGGTGGTGCGGCCGGACCGCATCCCCACTTTTGTCGATACCTTTGAGCGGCGCGCGGCAAACGGCCGGGTCGTCAAGCTCAACAGCTTTGCCGAGGCTGAGGACTGGCTCAAGCGCAATGTGAAAGAAGACGACGTCGTCCTGATCGAGAACGACCTGCCGGATATCCTCGAGCGCGAATTCCGCGTTTGA
- a CDS encoding DUF6665 family protein — translation MREAAAEQVDQEILEEKAASLTRAGRRVETALKAIRAYDAGEQPDADRGELLDEAARAVWALLIQRELCGFRDEKRTIEQYDIPRDVMVRVGRI, via the coding sequence TTGCGCGAGGCCGCCGCCGAGCAGGTTGACCAGGAAATCCTCGAAGAAAAGGCTGCCTCACTCACGCGCGCCGGACGGCGTGTCGAAACAGCGCTGAAAGCGATCCGCGCCTACGACGCCGGCGAACAGCCGGACGCCGACCGCGGCGAATTGCTGGATGAGGCCGCGCGGGCCGTGTGGGCGCTGTTGATCCAGCGCGAGTTGTGTGGCTTTCGCGACGAAAAGCGCACGATCGAGCAGTACGACATCCCGCGCGACGTGATGGTCCGCGTCGGACGTATTTAG
- a CDS encoding ActS/PrrB/RegB family redox-sensitive histidine kinase: MTGPVNPAHESSGLRLQTTVRLRWVAVAGQLLTVFFVDQLLGFHFPIVACLIVIALSALLNLFLTRHPASKRLDEGPAMWLMGFDIFQLGVLLFLTGGLQNPFGLLIVVPVAVSASSLPLSKTMLLSGFAILCATVLIWFHFPLPWSGQPAPVLPSIYIYGVWTALTSCIVFSAVYSWRVGQERRQMSEALSAAEMVLAREQRLSALDGLAAAAAHELGTPLGTITLVSKELLRSVPEDSPHYEDVALLRSQAERCREILGRLSGRTQEQDEVFERMPIGQMIEEVIDPYRQSDKRIEVNVHAVEGGDDKAGGEPVMRRNPGIIYSLGNLVENAVDFARKKVEITAEWDRRNVYLTIRDDGPGFQAGIMGRLGEPYVTTRPQAQRRGGVPETGLGLGFFIAKTLLERSGARLSLRNARPPKTGAVVEITWPREAFYRAKDLAETA; this comes from the coding sequence TTGACAGGCCCCGTGAACCCGGCTCACGAAAGCAGCGGCCTCCGGCTTCAGACGACTGTACGCCTGCGCTGGGTTGCGGTCGCCGGCCAGCTTCTCACCGTTTTTTTCGTCGATCAGCTGCTCGGGTTCCACTTCCCGATCGTCGCCTGCCTGATCGTCATCGCCCTTTCGGCACTGCTCAATCTCTTCCTGACCCGCCATCCGGCCAGCAAGCGCCTGGACGAAGGCCCGGCCATGTGGCTCATGGGCTTCGATATTTTCCAGCTCGGCGTGCTCCTGTTCCTTACGGGCGGGCTGCAGAATCCGTTTGGGCTGCTGATCGTGGTGCCTGTCGCGGTCTCGGCATCGTCGCTGCCATTGTCCAAGACGATGCTGCTGTCCGGTTTTGCGATCCTGTGCGCCACCGTCCTGATCTGGTTCCATTTCCCCCTCCCCTGGTCGGGGCAGCCGGCTCCCGTCCTGCCGTCGATCTACATCTACGGCGTGTGGACCGCGCTCACGAGCTGCATCGTGTTTTCGGCGGTCTATTCCTGGCGGGTTGGACAGGAGCGGCGGCAGATGTCCGAGGCGTTGTCGGCCGCGGAAATGGTGCTGGCCCGCGAGCAGCGGCTCTCGGCACTCGACGGGCTGGCGGCCGCCGCCGCGCATGAGCTGGGCACACCGCTTGGCACCATCACGCTGGTATCCAAGGAGCTGCTGCGCTCTGTGCCGGAGGACTCGCCGCATTACGAGGACGTGGCGCTGCTGCGCAGCCAGGCCGAGCGATGCCGCGAAATCCTGGGCCGGCTGTCCGGCCGCACGCAGGAACAGGACGAAGTGTTCGAGCGGATGCCCATCGGCCAGATGATCGAAGAGGTCATTGACCCCTATCGCCAATCCGACAAACGCATCGAAGTCAACGTGCACGCGGTCGAAGGCGGGGACGACAAGGCGGGAGGCGAACCGGTCATGCGGCGCAACCCAGGCATTATCTACAGCTTGGGAAATCTTGTGGAGAACGCGGTCGATTTTGCCCGCAAAAAGGTCGAGATCACGGCTGAGTGGGACCGCCGCAACGTCTACCTCACGATCCGCGACGACGGCCCAGGCTTTCAGGCCGGCATCATGGGCCGGCTGGGCGAGCCTTATGTCACCACCCGTCCACAGGCCCAGCGGCGCGGCGGCGTTCCCGAGACCGGTCTTGGCTTGGGCTTCTTCATCGCGAAGACACTGCTGGAACGCTCCGGCGCACGGCTGTCCCTGCGCAATGCCCGTCCGCCCAAGACAGGGGCCGTGGTGGAAATTACCTGGCCGCGCGAAGCCTTCTACCGCGCCAAGGACCTTGCCGAGACGGCCTGA
- a CDS encoding HpcH/HpaI aldolase/citrate lyase family protein, with translation MAQTRTPAKFYAPLAAGAPAPWREKPVRLERMIHFVPPHVEKVRAKIAEMIPQVDVVLGNLEDAVPADAKESARYGFIDMARAHDYGSTGLWTRINALNSPWALDDVCEIVAAAGDKLDVIMLPKVEGPWDIHYLDQLLAQLEVKYGISRPIMIHAILETAEGVNNVETIAGSSPRMHGMSLGPADLAASRQMKTTRVGGGHPSYGVLSDPKEGEQRHFSQQDLWHYTIGRMVDACAMYDLKPFYGPFGDFSDPEGCEAQFRNAFLQGCVGAWSLHPSQIDIAKRVFSPDPNEVAFAKRILDAMPNGSGAVMVDGKMQDDATWKQAKVIVDLAKLVVAKDPEMASVYGL, from the coding sequence ATGGCGCAGACACGCACGCCAGCCAAATTCTATGCACCGCTGGCCGCCGGCGCGCCCGCGCCTTGGCGTGAAAAACCGGTGCGGCTGGAGCGGATGATCCATTTCGTGCCGCCGCATGTGGAGAAGGTGCGCGCGAAGATCGCCGAAATGATCCCTCAGGTCGATGTGGTCCTTGGCAATCTGGAAGACGCCGTCCCGGCCGACGCCAAGGAGTCCGCGCGCTACGGCTTCATCGACATGGCGCGGGCTCATGATTACGGCAGCACGGGCCTGTGGACCCGCATCAATGCGCTCAACAGCCCCTGGGCGCTCGATGATGTCTGCGAGATCGTCGCCGCGGCTGGCGACAAGCTCGACGTCATCATGCTGCCCAAGGTGGAGGGCCCCTGGGACATCCACTACCTCGACCAGCTTCTGGCTCAACTTGAAGTGAAGTATGGCATCTCGCGCCCGATCATGATCCATGCCATCCTTGAAACGGCCGAGGGCGTTAACAATGTCGAAACTATTGCCGGGTCGAGCCCGCGCATGCATGGCATGAGTCTGGGGCCGGCCGATCTCGCCGCCTCGCGCCAGATGAAGACCACGCGAGTCGGCGGCGGTCATCCATCCTACGGGGTCCTTTCGGACCCCAAAGAGGGCGAGCAGAGGCATTTCTCCCAGCAGGACTTGTGGCACTACACGATCGGGCGAATGGTGGATGCGTGCGCGATGTATGACCTCAAGCCGTTTTACGGACCGTTCGGCGATTTTTCCGATCCGGAAGGCTGTGAGGCACAGTTTCGCAACGCGTTCCTGCAGGGGTGCGTGGGCGCGTGGTCGCTGCATCCAAGCCAGATCGACATTGCCAAGCGGGTCTTCAGCCCGGATCCCAACGAAGTCGCCTTCGCCAAACGCATTCTGGACGCCATGCCGAACGGCAGCGGCGCGGTGATGGTGGATGGCAAGATGCAAGACGACGCGACCTGGAAGCAGGCCAAGGTCATTGTCGACCTCGCCAAGCTGGTCGTGGCCAAAGACCCGGAGATGGCCTCGGTTTACGGGCTGTAG
- a CDS encoding ActR/PrrA/RegA family redox response regulator transcription factor, whose translation MREMTVVEPENKVDIGAENSLLVVDDDKPFLNRLVRAMESRGFDVRSAESVAEGMKEIRSNPPAYAVIDMRLEDGNGLDVVQLLHELRPDSRAIVLTGYGNITTAVAAVKMGAVDYLSKPADADDVYAALMATQEAHAPPPENPMSADRVRWEHIQRVYELCDRNVSETARKLNMHRRTLQRILAKRAPK comes from the coding sequence ATGCGTGAGATGACCGTCGTGGAACCCGAAAACAAGGTCGACATCGGGGCAGAGAACAGCCTGCTTGTGGTGGATGACGACAAGCCGTTCCTGAACCGTCTTGTGCGAGCCATGGAGTCGCGCGGCTTCGACGTGCGCAGCGCCGAAAGCGTGGCCGAAGGCATGAAGGAAATCCGCTCGAATCCGCCCGCTTACGCGGTAATCGACATGCGCCTGGAAGACGGCAATGGGCTGGATGTGGTGCAGCTTCTGCATGAGTTGCGCCCGGATAGCCGTGCGATCGTGCTGACAGGCTATGGCAACATCACCACCGCTGTGGCTGCGGTGAAGATGGGCGCTGTCGATTATCTCTCGAAGCCGGCGGATGCGGATGACGTCTACGCCGCGCTCATGGCGACCCAGGAGGCACACGCGCCGCCGCCTGAAAACCCGATGTCGGCTGACCGCGTGCGCTGGGAGCACATCCAGCGTGTGTATGAGCTGTGCGATCGCAATGTGTCGGAGACGGCGCGCAAGCTGAACATGCACCGCCGGACGCTGCAGCGCATCCTGGCCAAGCGCGCACCGAAATAA
- a CDS encoding M15 family metallopeptidase: MAVDEADPRAAEPLVDLSDYGLAGKNYYARTDGGNAPYHRAIAGHINGLWARRSVAEKLVRVNRGLQEWGFRLFVWDAYRPAACQQGLWAFWWEQARQDRPDADDASIRARVLEFVSDPSRFDPGDPATIPTHATGAAIDLTLQHLDTGALAEMGAGFDEMSPRAASDYFERALERGDIAPDDPQLLHRRLLHFAMRAEGFVNYPPEFWHFDWGNQMYVRNLAAIGGDAPRAAWYGYVRPPEGESRTLSEPGER, from the coding sequence GTGGCAGTCGATGAAGCGGATCCGCGGGCAGCCGAGCCGCTTGTCGATCTCAGCGATTATGGCCTCGCCGGGAAAAACTACTATGCCCGCACCGATGGCGGAAATGCGCCGTATCACCGCGCCATTGCCGGGCATATCAACGGCCTATGGGCGCGACGATCGGTTGCAGAAAAACTGGTGCGCGTCAATCGCGGATTGCAGGAGTGGGGCTTTCGCCTTTTTGTCTGGGATGCTTACCGGCCCGCGGCCTGCCAGCAGGGCTTGTGGGCGTTCTGGTGGGAGCAGGCGCGGCAGGACCGACCGGATGCGGATGACGCGAGCATTCGCGCCCGCGTTCTGGAGTTCGTGTCCGATCCCTCGCGTTTCGACCCCGGCGACCCCGCGACCATCCCGACGCACGCGACCGGCGCGGCGATCGACCTGACGCTGCAGCATCTCGATACCGGCGCGCTCGCCGAGATGGGCGCCGGGTTCGACGAGATGAGCCCGCGCGCGGCGAGCGACTATTTTGAGCGCGCGCTGGAGCGCGGCGATATCGCGCCTGACGATCCGCAGCTTTTGCACAGGCGGCTTCTGCATTTTGCTATGCGCGCCGAGGGCTTCGTCAATTATCCGCCAGAGTTCTGGCATTTCGATTGGGGCAATCAGATGTATGTGCGCAACCTCGCCGCGATAGGGGGTGACGCGCCGAGGGCCGCTTGGTATGGCTATGTCCGCCCGCCGGAAGGGGAGAGCCGGACACTATCGGAGCCAGGGGAGAGATGA
- the meaB gene encoding methylmalonyl Co-A mutase-associated GTPase MeaB: MGSNETGTPPRPRPRLDAYVTGVRDGDRAMLARAITLIESRQRRDRAAAAKLLQRLLPHTGGAYRIGLTGSPGAGKSTTIDQLGTNLTARGHRVAVLAVDPTSQRTGGSILGDKTRMARLAADDQAFIRPSPSAGTLGGVTRTTRETMLLCEAAGFDVIIVETVGVGQSEVAVANMVDFFLVLLLPGAGDDLQGLKKGVLELADMIAVNKADGDNVDRARRTANDYRNALQILTPPSPNWRAPVITISGLQNIGLDALWHQIESYHDTMTKSGEWQEKRREQAVAWMHDLIEARLRQALTDDPAIAEKLKGLEARVRAGELVPSLAAEEIASALGLSALATGTAEGER, translated from the coding sequence ATGGGATCGAATGAGACCGGCACCCCGCCGCGGCCACGCCCCAGGCTTGACGCATACGTGACCGGCGTACGCGACGGTGACCGCGCCATGCTGGCGCGCGCCATTACGCTTATCGAAAGCCGCCAACGGCGCGACCGCGCCGCCGCGGCCAAGCTGTTGCAGAGGCTTCTGCCCCATACCGGCGGGGCCTATCGCATCGGGCTGACCGGCTCGCCCGGCGCGGGAAAATCCACGACCATCGACCAGCTCGGCACCAACCTGACTGCACGGGGGCACCGCGTCGCCGTGCTCGCCGTCGACCCCACCTCGCAGCGCACCGGCGGCTCGATCCTCGGCGACAAGACGCGCATGGCCAGGCTCGCCGCAGATGATCAAGCCTTCATTCGTCCATCGCCCTCAGCGGGCACGCTCGGCGGCGTCACGCGCACCACACGCGAAACGATGCTGCTCTGCGAAGCGGCCGGGTTCGATGTCATCATCGTCGAGACGGTCGGCGTGGGGCAGTCGGAGGTCGCGGTCGCCAACATGGTCGATTTCTTCCTCGTCCTGCTGCTGCCTGGCGCCGGCGACGACCTGCAGGGCCTGAAGAAGGGCGTGCTAGAACTGGCCGACATGATCGCTGTCAACAAGGCCGACGGCGATAATGTCGACCGCGCCCGCCGAACCGCAAACGACTACCGGAATGCGCTGCAAATTCTGACCCCGCCAAGCCCGAACTGGCGCGCACCGGTCATCACGATATCGGGCCTGCAGAACATCGGGCTAGACGCTTTGTGGCATCAGATCGAAAGCTATCACGACACGATGACCAAATCCGGCGAGTGGCAGGAGAAGCGCCGGGAACAGGCGGTGGCGTGGATGCATGATCTGATCGAGGCGCGCCTGCGTCAGGCGCTGACCGATGACCCGGCGATTGCCGAGAAACTGAAGGGCCTGGAGGCGCGCGTGCGCGCTGGCGAGCTCGTGCCGAGCCTGGCGGCGGAAGAGATTGCGTCCGCCCTGGGGCTCAGCGCGCTCGCGACGGGAACGGCGGAGGGGGAGAGGTGA
- a CDS encoding D-alanine--D-alanine ligase → MATEKQVIAVFFGGRSPEHDVSIVTGLQAAEALDPELYEVIPVYITARGEMLTGQDLLSRDTYIPGPSARANLTDVRLDLTPGDRGRLMTTGGSLFQRAKVIEFDTALLAFHGLYGEDGRLQGALEMADIAYTGMRAFASTITMDKVATKRLLADTDIAMLPFREIKRPAQGLLLAEEELKAQVGDFAFPCIVKPSHLGSSIGVARVNTMEELSAVLPGLFKYDTAAILEPFVENMVEYNLSVARIAGELRTSAIEKPKRAEELLDFKQKYLSGGGKEAGSKSPGGGRASEGMLSLTRELNPELPTEVEERLRAWACTAYDHFHGTGAPRFDFIGNEATGEFWLNEVNPCPGSFGYFLWEAAEQPMLFPDLLEHLISEAAEQRAAAELPDDPTPEDARLFPRRS, encoded by the coding sequence ATGGCGACGGAAAAGCAAGTCATCGCGGTGTTTTTCGGGGGGCGCTCGCCCGAGCATGACGTGAGCATCGTCACAGGGCTTCAGGCCGCCGAGGCTCTGGACCCAGAGCTTTACGAGGTCATCCCGGTCTACATCACCGCGCGCGGCGAGATGCTCACCGGCCAGGATTTGCTGAGCCGCGACACCTACATCCCCGGCCCGAGCGCGCGGGCTAACTTGACCGATGTGCGTCTCGACCTGACACCGGGCGATCGCGGCCGGCTGATGACAACGGGCGGCTCGCTGTTCCAGCGCGCGAAAGTCATCGAGTTTGACACGGCGCTGCTCGCCTTTCACGGGCTCTATGGCGAGGACGGCCGCCTGCAGGGCGCGCTGGAAATGGCGGATATCGCCTATACGGGGATGCGCGCCTTCGCCTCGACCATCACGATGGACAAGGTTGCGACCAAGCGCCTCCTCGCCGACACCGATATCGCGATGCTCCCCTTCCGCGAGATCAAGCGGCCGGCGCAGGGGCTGCTGCTGGCTGAGGAGGAACTGAAAGCGCAGGTCGGCGACTTCGCTTTCCCCTGCATCGTCAAGCCTTCGCACCTGGGCAGCAGCATCGGCGTGGCACGTGTGAACACTATGGAGGAATTGAGCGCTGTCCTGCCTGGCCTGTTCAAGTATGACACGGCCGCAATTCTTGAGCCTTTTGTGGAGAACATGGTTGAATACAATCTGTCGGTTGCGCGGATTGCTGGCGAGCTGCGGACCTCCGCTATCGAAAAGCCGAAGCGCGCGGAGGAGCTACTGGACTTCAAGCAAAAGTATCTCTCAGGCGGCGGCAAGGAAGCCGGCAGCAAGTCGCCCGGCGGCGGACGCGCAAGCGAGGGCATGCTCTCCCTGACCCGCGAGTTGAATCCGGAACTGCCGACAGAGGTCGAGGAGCGTCTGCGCGCATGGGCTTGCACAGCCTACGACCATTTCCACGGCACCGGCGCACCGCGCTTCGACTTCATCGGCAACGAAGCGACCGGCGAGTTCTGGCTGAACGAGGTGAACCCCTGCCCGGGCTCGTTCGGCTATTTTCTCTGGGAAGCGGCGGAGCAGCCAATGCTGTTCCCGGACCTGCTGGAACATCTCATCTCTGAAGCGGCCGAGCAGCGCGCCGCGGCGGAACTCCCCGATGATCCGACACCGGAAGACGCGCGTTTGTTCCCGCGACGGAGCTGA
- the zapE gene encoding cell division protein ZapE, giving the protein MSPNPPAELRERYREMLQSGALRPDPAQAMAVEKLQLLANRIARYRRPTRTDPLSFFTRKRGEVPYGLYIFGGVGGGKTMLMDLFFDSVDIREKRRDHFHAFMAEVHERAAHFRKTAKGDPIEQVAKEIAKDTRLLCFDEFHVTDIADAMILGRLFNVLFETGLVLVATSNVPPRDLYKDGLNRNLFEPFIAELEQRVEVLELSSARDYRLEKLSGSPLYFYPLDEDARARIEALWISLTGTERGEPREIAVAGRCLDVPEAAMGAARFTFADLCEQPLGANDYLALARDFHTIFVEGVPVMGPEKRNEARRFITLIDALYDAGTGLIMTADAEPEALYEAGDGALLFERTVSRLMEMRTSDYLSRGRRLTHS; this is encoded by the coding sequence ATGTCACCAAACCCGCCGGCAGAACTTCGCGAGCGCTACCGTGAAATGCTTCAGTCCGGCGCGCTCCGGCCCGACCCTGCGCAGGCGATGGCGGTGGAGAAGCTGCAACTTCTCGCCAACCGCATCGCGCGTTATCGCCGGCCGACACGCACCGACCCGCTGTCTTTCTTCACCCGCAAGCGCGGCGAAGTGCCTTACGGGCTTTACATCTTCGGCGGCGTCGGCGGCGGCAAGACGATGCTGATGGACCTGTTCTTTGACAGCGTCGACATCCGCGAGAAGCGGCGCGACCACTTCCACGCCTTCATGGCCGAAGTGCATGAGCGTGCCGCGCATTTCCGCAAGACGGCGAAAGGCGACCCGATCGAGCAGGTGGCCAAGGAGATCGCCAAGGACACGCGCCTGCTGTGCTTCGACGAGTTTCACGTCACTGACATCGCCGACGCCATGATTCTGGGGCGGCTGTTCAACGTGCTGTTCGAGACCGGCCTCGTGCTGGTGGCGACCTCCAACGTGCCGCCGCGCGATCTCTACAAGGACGGGCTGAACCGCAACCTGTTCGAGCCGTTCATCGCCGAGCTGGAGCAGCGCGTGGAGGTTCTGGAGCTGTCCTCGGCGCGGGATTACCGGCTGGAAAAGCTGTCCGGTTCGCCGCTCTACTTTTACCCGCTTGATGAAGACGCGCGCGCACGGATCGAGGCGCTCTGGATCAGCCTGACCGGTACGGAACGCGGCGAGCCCCGCGAGATCGCCGTGGCTGGGCGCTGCCTGGATGTCCCCGAGGCGGCAATGGGCGCGGCGCGCTTTACGTTTGCTGATCTGTGCGAGCAGCCGCTCGGGGCAAACGACTATCTGGCGCTGGCCCGCGACTTTCATACCATTTTCGTTGAAGGCGTGCCCGTGATGGGGCCGGAAAAGCGCAACGAGGCCCGCCGCTTCATCACCTTGATCGACGCGTTGTACGACGCCGGCACAGGGCTGATCATGACAGCCGACGCGGAACCCGAAGCGCTCTATGAAGCCGGCGACGGCGCCTTGCTTTTCGAGCGCACCGTCTCGCGTCTGATGGAGATGCGCACCAGCGATTATCTCTCACGCGGCCGCCGGCTGACGCATTCGTGA